In the genome of Lathyrus oleraceus cultivar Zhongwan6 chromosome 4, CAAS_Psat_ZW6_1.0, whole genome shotgun sequence, the window TTCACACTGCCTCATATTGTTGTGCTTATGGATAACACACCTCACTTCTCAGTCTTATCCTTTATGGATGGCTTCtctggatataaccaaatcagAATGTCCCTAGAAGACATGGATAAACCTACCTTCATCATCCCAGGTCATTCCTTTTGGCTTAAAGAACGTCGGTGCCACGCACCAACGTTCCATGGTAACCctatttcatgatatgattcataaagagattgaagtgcACGTTGATAATATGATTTCCAAATCCCAAACtgaagaggagcacttggttagTTTAGAGGagatatttgaatgcttgaggaagttcaaattgaGACTCAACCCCAATAAATGCATatttggggtaagatccggtaaactGCTAGGGTACATCGTCAGCCAACGATACATCGAGGTAGACCCTGAAAAGGTGAAGGCCATACAAGCTATGCCTCCATGTAGAACTGAAAAGGAGGTCCAAGGATTTCTTGGGATATTGAATTACATTGCCTGATTCATACCTCATCTCACGACCACCTATGAGTCGTTCTTAAAATTACTCGGAAAGGATCAAGTTGTCATATGGAACGACAGTTGTCAAAACACCTTTAAAAAGATCAAGGAGTATTTGcaagaacctccgattctgatgcctcatATGCCTGGAAGACCTTTAATAATGCACTTAACAGTCCTTGAGGTATCTATCGGATGTGTCCTCGGCCAACATGACAAAACTGGAAGAAAGAAACTTACAAtatactacttgagcaagaaCTTTACCGATTGTGAGAGTAGGTATTTAATGCTTGATAAGACTTGATGTGCACTTGCTTGGGCTGCCAAATGCCTAAGGCAATACATGCTCACGCATTCAATTCTCTTAATCTCCAAGATGGACCCTgtcaagtacatatttgaaaagGCTACTTTAACTGGTAGAGTAGACCATTGGCAAATGGCTTTAACTGAGTACGACATCCAACATGTCACTTAAAAAGCTATCAAGGGAAATGTAATGTCATATCATCTTGAACATCAACCTTTGGAGGACTACCAGTCTATACGCTTTGAGTTCCCTGATAAGGACATCATTTTGATTAGGGATTCCAACATCCCCGGCCCCGAGGAAGGAACAAAACCTGGGTCTCGATGGACACTTGTgtttgatggagcttctaacgctcatggaaatggaattggggcagtcATCACCTCCCTAACTAGTTTTTATCTACCTTTCACCGCAAGGTTGTgttttgaatgcaccaacaatatgacggagtacgaggcctgtattttCGGCATTGAAGCTGCaattgatcttaggatcaaaatttTTGAAGTCTACGGAGATTTGGCTTTGGTCATCAGCCAAGTCAAAGGATATTTGGAAGCTCGAGATCACAAGCTAATCCCTTACAAGAAGCATGTCCTTAAGTTGATCCCGTACTTCGATGAGATTTCATTCCATCACATCCCTAGAGAGGAAAGTATGTTGGTCGGCTCCTTAGCAACTCTTtcatccatgtttaaggtcaaaTGGAAAAATGAAGCACCATCTTTTCACCTTGACTACTTGGACGAGCCTGCTTATTACTTGGCAACCGAAGATGAAGTTTTTGGCCatccttggttctatgacatcatGAAGTTCCTATAAAGCCAAGAATATCCTGAGAATGCATCCATCACAAATAAGAAGTATCTTCAGAAACTATCATCTAAGTTCTTCTTGAGTGGAGGGATATTGTACAAAAGGAATTATGATTCGATCTTGCTTAGATGTGTAGACAAAGTGGAGCAAACCAGATTATAATGGATatccatgaaggttcctttggtaaACATGCCAGTAGGCATACCATGGTGAAGAAAATCTTTAGGGCCGAATACTATTGGATGGCCATAGAGGTTGATTGTTACCACCACGTCCAAACATgccataaatgccaaatttatgccGAAAAAATCCATGTACCCCCAGTTCCACTCAATGTCCTTACATCACCTTGGCCATTTTCCATGTGGGGCATTGAGGTGATCGGATGCATTGAGCCAACTTCCTCgaatgggcatcgcttcatcttggtagctatagactatttcactaaatgggtgGAAGCAATCTCCTACGTAAACGTCACAAGACAAGTGATGGCTCACTTTTTAAGGAAAAAAATCATTTGTCATTATGGGGTCCCCAACAAGATaattattgataatggatctaacctcaataacaaaatgatgaaagagctatgccAAAGCTTCAAGATTACATCATAACTCATTACCATAtaggccaaagatgaatggtTCCGTTGAAGCAAccaacaagaacatcaagaaaattatgcaaaagatggtggaaacctaTAAATATTAGCACGAGATGCTTCTATTCGTGTTgtgatcgggaaaatagcaagtgtattattttgccttttatagtaataatggggaaaatccccgaatgtcgatctcaaggactacaagtcaatattgagtttaaaatatcattcaattaaacaaaaagtattaatttggtttttaggtgtaaaaat includes:
- the LOC127136426 gene encoding uncharacterized protein LOC127136426 — translated: MSYHLEHQPLEDYQSIRFEFPDKDIILIRDSNIPGPEEGTKPGSRWTLVFDGASNAHGNGIGAVITSLTSFYLPFTARLCFECTNNMTEYEACIFGIEAAIDLRIKIFEVYGDLALVISQVKGYLEARDHKLIPYKKHVLKLIPYFDEISFHHIPREESMLVGSLATLSSMFKVKWKNEAPSFHLDYLDEPAYYLATEDEVFGHPWFYDIMKFL